A DNA window from Brenneria izadpanahii contains the following coding sequences:
- a CDS encoding FUSC family protein: protein MKIEGKIKNIQYRYYRVSHAMRLTMAFLCCLLIFSKIKTIEDVSWIFITLVVIMGPMSYKGSVYPRAVQRFMGTLIGIIFSIISFYLGKYSPVLAILPIAMGIFTCGYLVLSKIPYAAILIGISLSVVVTASEGNMDIAIWRISDIFIGCLIAVLFSSILPHKASIHWDIELFKLISNLHLLYAANLSRNIFTKLDLRQLNMKNKKIIADIVKLSGPAQKETKHNKSTYISIQECIQDLTSYLVLIEMAYWECDTSHKIINKSSLSAQINNAIQYRFVMLESFIRDNIRDTDGLKKFHYREFKKEVMCELKRIVNSQSDNEEQQDLAVENQIYGYFYLGMKIIDRLDTLIELLYAMKEARAHKHFHLIPHKG, encoded by the coding sequence ATGAAAATAGAAGGTAAAATAAAAAATATACAATATCGATATTATCGAGTTTCACATGCAATGCGGCTGACGATGGCATTTCTCTGTTGTTTGCTGATTTTTTCAAAAATCAAGACGATAGAAGATGTGTCATGGATTTTTATCACATTGGTTGTGATAATGGGGCCGATGTCTTATAAAGGCAGTGTCTACCCGCGCGCCGTTCAGCGCTTTATGGGGACTCTAATCGGTATTATTTTTAGTATCATATCTTTTTATCTCGGCAAGTATAGTCCGGTTTTAGCCATTTTACCTATCGCCATGGGGATATTCACCTGCGGTTATCTGGTGCTGAGTAAAATACCTTATGCGGCGATTCTTATCGGGATTTCGCTTTCGGTGGTCGTTACCGCTTCGGAAGGTAATATGGATATCGCCATCTGGCGGATATCCGATATCTTTATCGGTTGTCTAATCGCCGTTCTGTTTTCCAGCATTTTACCGCATAAAGCGAGTATTCACTGGGATATTGAACTCTTCAAGCTCATCTCCAATCTGCATCTTCTTTATGCCGCCAACCTATCACGGAATATTTTTACCAAGCTGGATCTCCGCCAGCTAAACATGAAGAATAAGAAGATTATTGCAGATATTGTTAAGCTGTCTGGACCGGCGCAAAAAGAAACCAAACATAATAAATCGACCTATATTAGTATCCAGGAGTGTATTCAGGATTTAACATCTTATCTGGTGTTAATCGAAATGGCATATTGGGAATGTGATACCAGCCATAAAATAATTAATAAATCTTCTCTATCCGCGCAGATAAATAATGCCATACAATACCGCTTCGTTATGTTGGAATCTTTCATCCGCGATAATATTAGAGATACTGATGGGTTAAAAAAATTTCACTATCGTGAATTTAAAAAAGAGGTTATGTGCGAACTGAAAAGAATTGTGAATAGCCAATCAGATAATGAGGAACAGCAGGATCTGGCGGTGGAAAATCAGATATATGGCTACTTTTATTTAGGCATGAAAATTATCGATCGGCTGGATACGCTTATTGAACTGTTGTATGCCATGAAGGAAGCTCGGGCGCATAAGCATTTTCATCTGATACCGCATAAGGGGTAA
- the nfuA gene encoding Fe-S biogenesis protein NfuA, translated as MIRITDAAQEHFVKLLAKQEEGTQIRVFVINPGTPNAECGVSYCPPDAVEASDTELKFEKISAYVDELSAPYLEDAEIDFVTDQLGSQLTLKAPNAKMRKVADDAPLIERVEYVLQSQINPQLAGHGGRVTLMEITDDGLAILQFGGGCNGCSMVDYTLKEGIEKELLEKFPELKGVRDLTEHQRGEHSYY; from the coding sequence ATGATCCGTATTACTGATGCTGCTCAGGAACACTTTGTGAAATTGCTGGCAAAACAGGAAGAAGGCACTCAAATCCGTGTTTTTGTCATCAATCCCGGCACTCCCAACGCGGAATGCGGCGTGTCCTATTGCCCTCCGGATGCAGTGGAAGCCAGTGACACTGAACTGAAATTTGAAAAAATTTCGGCTTATGTAGACGAACTCAGTGCGCCGTATCTGGAAGATGCCGAAATCGATTTCGTCACCGATCAGTTGGGCTCCCAACTGACGTTGAAAGCGCCCAACGCCAAAATGCGTAAGGTCGCTGACGACGCACCGTTAATCGAACGAGTGGAATACGTGCTGCAATCGCAAATCAATCCGCAGTTGGCCGGTCACGGCGGTCGCGTCACGCTGATGGAAATCACCGACGACGGTCTGGCGATCCTGCAATTCGGCGGTGGCTGTAACGGCTGTTCAATGGTCGACTACACGCTGAAAGAAGGGATTGAAAAAGAGTTGCTGGAAAAATTCCCTGAGCTGAAAGGCGTAAGAGATCTCACCGAGCACCAGCGCGGCGAACACTCCTACTACTGA
- the gntX gene encoding DNA utilization protein GntX, whose translation MLTIAAHCWLCRQPLYLSRHGICAVCQRHLPPPPLCCPRCGLPTGDPSRQCGRCLQNPPPWQSITFVSDYVPPLNTLAKLFKFHGKTELAPVLARQILIRWLANRRERALLTAYSLPRPDRLVTVPLHRRRHWSRGFNQTELLAEPLAHWLCCAYEPRTLKRLRQTQIQQRLSASARRKNLQGAFACEALLTGKQVALLDDVVTTGSTAAEISRVLLARGAAGVQVWCLCRTL comes from the coding sequence ATGTTAACCATCGCCGCCCACTGTTGGCTATGCCGCCAGCCGCTTTATCTCAGCCGGCACGGGATTTGCGCTGTCTGTCAGCGCCATTTACCGCCGCCGCCTTTATGTTGTCCGCGCTGCGGGTTACCAACGGGCGATCCCTCCAGACAATGCGGGCGCTGCCTGCAAAATCCGCCGCCCTGGCAATCAATAACGTTTGTCAGCGACTATGTTCCGCCGCTTAATACCTTGGCGAAGCTGTTTAAATTTCACGGCAAAACGGAGCTGGCGCCCGTCCTTGCCCGCCAAATCCTGATTCGCTGGCTGGCGAACCGTCGTGAACGCGCATTGCTGACGGCGTATTCGCTGCCGCGGCCGGATCGACTGGTGACCGTGCCGTTACACCGGCGGCGTCACTGGTCGCGCGGCTTTAACCAGACCGAGTTGTTAGCCGAACCTCTGGCGCATTGGCTATGCTGCGCATATGAACCGCGAACGCTTAAACGCCTGCGTCAAACCCAAATTCAACAACGGCTCAGCGCCAGCGCCCGGCGTAAAAATTTACAGGGCGCGTTTGCCTGCGAGGCGCTATTGACGGGGAAACAGGTGGCGTTGCTGGATGATGTGGTGACCACCGGCAGCACGGCGGCGGAGATCAGCCGGGTGTTACTGGCTCGGGGAGCGGCGGGCGTTCAGGTATGGTGTTTGTGCCGAACCTTGTAG
- the bioH gene encoding pimeloyl-ACP methyl ester esterase BioH — translation MKSLYWQTEGTGTTELVLLHGWGLNAQVWHCISPRLAPHFRLHLVDLPGYGRSQGFGAMPLEEMAATVLAQAPARAIWLGWSLGGLVASQAALSEPQRVSGLITIASSPCFSAQEEWPGIKPEVLHGFQQQLSEDFQRTVERFLALQTLGTASARQDARLLKRVVLEQAMPPVEVLNGGLEILRRADLRQPLCSLTQPLLRMYGALDGLVPRKVAGLLDRLWPDSSSVIIPKAAHAPFISHPDAVVERILAFSRQPRVVD, via the coding sequence ATGAAGTCGTTGTATTGGCAGACTGAAGGTACAGGAACAACGGAACTTGTGCTGTTGCACGGTTGGGGACTGAATGCGCAGGTATGGCATTGCATCTCGCCGCGATTGGCTCCGCATTTTCGTCTGCATCTGGTGGATTTGCCCGGCTATGGCCGAAGCCAGGGATTCGGCGCGATGCCGCTGGAAGAGATGGCGGCGACGGTGCTGGCCCAGGCGCCCGCCCGCGCGATCTGGTTAGGCTGGTCGCTGGGCGGGCTGGTTGCCAGCCAGGCGGCGTTGAGCGAGCCGCAGCGGGTGAGCGGATTGATTACAATCGCCTCTTCTCCCTGCTTTAGCGCGCAAGAGGAATGGCCCGGTATCAAACCTGAGGTGTTGCACGGATTCCAGCAACAGCTCAGCGAGGATTTCCAGCGCACCGTCGAGCGCTTTCTGGCGCTGCAAACATTGGGCACGGCAAGCGCACGGCAGGATGCCCGGCTGTTGAAGCGCGTAGTGCTGGAACAAGCGATGCCGCCGGTCGAGGTGCTGAACGGCGGGCTGGAGATCTTGCGCCGGGCGGATCTGCGCCAACCTTTGTGCTCGCTGACGCAGCCTTTGTTGCGGATGTACGGCGCGCTGGATGGACTGGTGCCGCGCAAAGTCGCCGGGTTATTGGATCGGCTATGGCCCGACTCTTCCTCGGTTATTATCCCGAAAGCCGCGCATGCGCCGTTTATTTCTCATCCGGATGCGGTTGTTGAACGGATCCTGGCGTTTAGCCGGCAGCCGCGGGTGGTTGATTGA